A stretch of DNA from Micromonospora sp. NBC_01813:
GATGTCGACCAGCGGGACGTGTTTGAGCCACCGGCTGTACGCCAGGTTCAGCGCCAGGTAGCCGACCAGTGGCCACCAGGACAGTGCCGGGCCGGCCGCGACGCCGGCGACGAGAAGCAGAGCGAGCACGGCGGCGAACGACCAGGCGACGCCCGGGGTGATCCGCCCGCTGGCCACCGGCCGGGCGCGCTTGGCCGGATGGCCGCTGTCCAGCCGCCGGTCGGCCACGTCGTTGACCACGTACACCAACGACGACGCCACGGTGAACAACAACACCGCCCACCCGACCCGCCCCACCGTCGCGGCGCTCCACCCCGGGGCGTCGAGCAGCGCGACCGGGACAGCGAGCAGGTTCTTCGACCACTGCTGTGGTCTGGTCAGCGTGGTCAGGTCCGCGACGGTGCGGACGGCCCGGACGAACCGGCCGGTCATACCGACCGGGGGGTGACCACCTGTCTGTCCGGTCGCCGTCGTGGGGGTCTCGGGTACCGGTAACGGTTGTGCCGCCACCTCGACAGCGCTCATCGGCGCCTCCTGGCTAGAAGAAGACCTTGGCGGCGGCGAGAACGCCCTGCCGCCAGGGGTCACGGCTGGTGCGGCCGCTGGAGGTGGGTGCCGCGCCGCCGGTGCGGTGCGCCTGCCACCAGCGGAACGTCTCCAGTACCGCGTCCTGATTGCTGTGGCGTGGGGTGAAGTCCAGTCGTCGCCGGGCACGGTCGATGTCGACGTACGAGTCGTCCATGAGTTTGTGCAGCAACCGTCCGTAGACCGGCGACAGACCGGAGCGCTCGAGCAGGCCGAGAACGGCCCGGGTCGGCCGGGCCGGCAACGACACGACCCGCCGACCGTGGCCGGCGGCGTCGAGCACCGCCTGGAAGTCCTCCCGCAGGGTGCCGAACTCGGCCGCCCCGATGTTGTAGGTGTCGTTGGCTACGTTCGCCGGTGCCCGCAGCACGGTGACGATCGCGTCGACCAGATCGGCGACGTGCAGCATCTGGATCCGGACCCCGCCGTCGCCGAGCACCGGGAAGTTGCGCCCTTCCTGCGCCCACTGGAACAGCATCGAGAACAGTCCCATCCGGCCCGGACCGAGGAACGTCTTCGGCCGCAACACCGGCAGCACCAGGTCGGCGTCGCGGTACCGCAGCGCCAGGCGTTCGGCGTCGGCCTTCGCCGTGCTGTACGCGTCCACCGGGGCGTACGGGTGGTCCTCCGGGGTCGGCACCTGTTTCGGCAGGCCGTAGACGGCGGTGGAGGAGATGTAGACCAGCCGGGGCACGCCGGCGGCGCGGGCGGCGTCGAGCACCGTTCGGCTGCCGTCGACCACGATCGAGCGGATCTGTGCGGCGGGGTAGCTGGGCAGGGCGGCGGCGCAGTGCACGACGGCGTCGACGCAGTCGAAGGCGATCCGCAGCACCGCCGGGTCACGGACGTCGCCGAGCAGGTGGCGGTAGCCGGTGCCGGGTGTACCGGCGGCGGGTTCGCGCAGGTCGACGCCGACCACCTCGGCCCCGTCGCCGGTCAGCCGGGCGACGACCTGGGAGCCGAGCATGCCGGCGGCGCCGGTGACCGCGATCACCACAGCGAGCCGACCTTCTGCGCGACGAACCGGGTCAGCAACCGGGTGAGTCCCTGGTCCAGCACCGTGTCGAGACTGTCCAGGAAGTACTCGACGTCGTCGTCCGAGGCGACCAGCGGCGGTCCCACCACCAGCGGACTGGCACCGTTGAGGGTGTAGTAGGTGTAGATGTCGTGGTCCCGGTACAGCGCGTTGATCACCGCGCAGGTGACCAGTTTGGTCCGCAGTCGCGGATCCCGGGCCAGACCGGCCGGTGCCAGCTTCGCCGCGAGGTCCAGCGCCTTCGGGCCACCGTCGATGAACATCCCCCAGAGCGCGCCCGAGCCCGCGACGTCGGCCACCGATTCGGGGTGCTGCTTGGCGATCCGGCGCAGGCCGGCGGAGAGGAGCTCCTCGATGCGCCGCGCCCGGCCCGGATAGTCGTCCTCGACGGCGATGTTGACCGCCTCGATCGCGGTCGCGCATTCCTCGCCGAAGCCGTAGTAGGTGGTCGAGGTGGCGTGCATCAGCGCATCCATCGGATTGTCGTACGCCTTGCGGAAGATCTGTTCCCGGGCGATGTACGCCGAGATCGACGACTTCCCGCCGCCGAACGACTTCGACGTGGTCAGCACGTCCGGCAGCAGGCCGGGATAACGCATGAAGTAGAACATGCTCCCGGTCTTTCCCCAGCCGGTGTAGATTTCGTCGAACACGAGGACGATCTTCTGTTCGGTGCACAGTTCACGCAGTCCGCGCAGGAATTCCTCCGAGCACCAACGCATGGTCGAGGCGCTGAAGGGCTCGATCAGGATGGCGTACACGTCGTCGGGATGCGCGGCAACCGCGGCACGCACCGAGTCGAGGTCGTCGTACCCGAACGTGACCACGCCGGACAGTCCAGGGTATGCGAAATGGTTCTGGGCACCACCGGTCAGGCTGCCGGAGCCCAGCAGCTTGCCGTGAAAACTGATGTCGGCGCGCAGAATCGTGTTCCGTCGCCCGTTGTGATACTTGTATGCCAGTTTGACGGCACCTTCGACCGCCTCGGCGCCGGAGTTTGGCAGGAACGACATGTTCAGGTCGCCGGGCAGCACCTCGGCCAGGTTGTGCGCCAGTGCCGCGACGTACGGCGAGAAGTAGGTCTTGTGCACCTCCATGCGCCGTTGCTCGGCGAAGCGTTGTCGGACCGCCATGATGCGGGGATGGTTGTGCCCGTGGTTGAGCACGCCCACGCCGCCGGTGAAGTCGAGGATCCGGCGTCCGTCGCGCAGGTGCAGGTACGCCCCCTCGGCACGGTCGACCAGCTCACGCCCGAATCCGAAGGAGGTCATCAGGGCGACCTGGCTTCGATTGACGAACTGCCGGTAGAGATCGTGCACCTGTCTGACCGAGAGTCCGTCGCAGTCTTCGACAGTGAACAAAGTCGACATTACCGACCCTTTCTCCAGAACGGACGGATTCCTACACACCGGTGCGGCATACTTCCGCCAGTGGAAATCTTTCCCGCATCGACTGAATGGCCACTGGATCGGCACTGAATCGGCACTGGAGCCGGACTGGACGAGGCCCTGCAGCAATTGACCAGCGCCACCGCCACGACTAGCGTCACGCCCAGTCCGGTGCGGCACTGTCCCCGGGTGGGTCCGACATTCCAGCAAGGTGGTGTCCGTGCCTGTGCACGTCTCGGTCGTCATTCCGGCCTACAACAGCGAACGTACTCTGCACGCATGCCTGTCCGCGGTGTACGCGCAGACGCTTCCACCAGCGGAGGTGATCGTCGTCGACGACGCGAGTACCGACCAGACCCGCGAGATCGCCCGCCAGTTTCCGGTCCGGCTACTGCAGACCCCGGTCAACAGCGGTCCGGCGGCCGCCCGCAACCGGGGCATCAAGGCGAGCACCGGCGAGTTGATCTTCTTCGTCGACGCCGACTGCGCGCCGACCCCCACCGCCCTCGCGACCGCGCTGCGCATCCTGACCGACGAGCCCGACGTCGACTGTGTCCACGGCATCTACCTCACTGAGCCGTTGTACGACGACGGACCGGTCGAGGCCTACCGCCTGCTGCACGCCCACTACTGGCGGGCGATCAACACCGGACGGGTCCGTACCGCCATCTTCGCCCTGTGCGTCGTCCGCCGGTGCGTCTTCGACGATGTCGGCCTCTTCGACGAGCGCCTGCGCGCCTCGGAGGACGTCGAGATCAGCGACCGGATGGCGGACCGGCACGGCATCTGGTTGTCCGCCGAGATGACCTGCCACCACGACGACGACAGCCGACTGGGCGCACTCCTGCGCAAGCAGTTCAGCCGCTCGCAGCTGCTGGTCCCGGTCGCGGTCCGGGAACGGGGACCGGCCGGGTTGCGCGCCAACCGCATGGGTGGGGTGCTGGCCACCGCCGCCGTACTGGTCACCCTGCCGCTGGTGGTACTGGCGCCCGTACTGCTGGCGGTGCCCGGCGCCGGCCTGCTCTGGTTCGCCACCGCCGACCCCGGTCTCGCCCGGTTCGTCCGACGCGAGCGCGGCACCGCCTTCCTCGGCCTGTTCCTCTGTCTGCACTTCCTGGTCCATCTGGCGATCGTCGGCGGAGCGGCGGTCGGCGGTACGCGATTCCTGCTGGACCGCGACTTCGGTCCCACCCGGCACGTGACCCCGACGGCGGACCGATGACCGGGCCGGCCGCCGAACCGACCGGTGACCTGCCGCGGTGGCGGGCGAAGGCGTTGGAGGCGGCGTTCCTCGGCCTGCGCACCTACCATCGGCTGCGGCCGGTGAGCCTGCCCGCCCGGCGAAGCTGGCCGGTCTTCCGGGTGACCGGCGGTCGCGTCGCACTCACCATCGACGACGGCCCCGATCCCCGGTGGACCCCGGCGGTCCTCACGCTGCTCGCCCGGTACGACGTGCCGGCCACCTTCTTCCTGATCGGCGAACGGGTCGCCGAGCATCCCGAGCTGGCCCGCCGGATCGCGGCGGCCGGACACCAGATCGGCAACCACTCGATGCGTCACCCGATGCCGTTCGCGGCGCTGCCCTCCAGCGTCCTACGTGCGGAGATCGACCAGGCGCAGCAGCACATCGTCGACGCCACCGGAGTCGCCCCCCGACTGTTCCGGGCACCCAGCGGCGGATGGTCCACCGACGTGCTGGCCGCCACCGTCGCGGCCGGGCTGACCCCGGTGGACTGGACGGTCAACTCCGGCGACTGGAAAGAGCCCGGGGTCGGTCACATCACCCGGGCCCTGTCCCGGGCCGGCTCCGGACACGTCCTGCTCTGCCACGACGGCGGCGGCGACCGATCGCAGACCGTGACCGCTTTGGCGACCGTGATCCCCCGGCTGTTGCACCGTGGGCTGCGGTTCGTCACCGTTCCCGCCCAACCCCACACCGCCCGGGAGGCGTGATGGCACACCCGATCTTCCGGCTCGCGGCCCGCGCACTCAACTGGCCGCTGCGAGTCCTGATCCGCCCGTACCCCAGGTTGAACGCCGTGGTGTGGGACCTGCAGTACGCGCTGGGCCTGTGGCGTTACCTCGACCACGGCCAGGATCCGACCCCGCTGGAGCTCGCCCGCCGGGTCGTCCCCCGGCCCCGGGTGCTGGATCTGGGCTGCGGCACGACGGTCAACCTGGCACTGCCCGCCGACGGGTACCGGCACTACCACGGGGTGGACATCAGCCGGGCCGCGATCCGCCGGGCCCGGTCGCTACGCCGCCCGCACACCTCGTTCGAAGCCGCCGACCTGCTCAGCTACCACACCGCCGCCCGCTACGACGCGGTGCTGCTACGGGAGGTGCTCTACTACTTCACCGTCGACGAGGCGGTCGGTTTGTTGCGCCGGGCCGCCGGCTTCCTCGACCCGGGTGGGCAGCTGCTCGTCTGGCTGTACGACGTCGACAGTCCCGCCGGTGCCGAGCTGCTGCGCGCGCTGCGCGGCTGCGGGCTCGCCGTGCACGCCGAACTCGCCGCCGGGCGTGACCGCGCGGGTGTCGTCCTGGCGCTGGGCGCCGTCGGCACGGCGGACAGCAACGCGTCGAGTCCGTCGTGACGGCACCGGCAACGTCGCCGCCGGGCGCCTGGCGATGGTCGACCGACCCCCGGCTGCTCGCCGGTATCGTCGCTGTGGCGGCGGGT
This window harbors:
- a CDS encoding UbiA prenyltransferase family protein, whose product is MSAVEVAAQPLPVPETPTTATGQTGGHPPVGMTGRFVRAVRTVADLTTLTRPQQWSKNLLAVPVALLDAPGWSAATVGRVGWAVLLFTVASSLVYVVNDVADRRLDSGHPAKRARPVASGRITPGVAWSFAAVLALLLVAGVAAGPALSWWPLVGYLALNLAYSRWLKHVPLVDICVVAAGFVLRVLLGYAATAGPVSAWLLTTVFATCLVLILGKRRQELAVDGAAHRPALRGYNLGLADQLLTVNATVAVMGFLLYLHTDAPVGVYRNALLLAAVPLVTFGISRYLQAVLVRRGGGDPVRTLLRDRLIVATAAVLVVAFAAALFAHQNPSS
- a CDS encoding NAD-dependent epimerase/dehydratase family protein; protein product: MVIAVTGAAGMLGSQVVARLTGDGAEVVGVDLREPAAGTPGTGYRHLLGDVRDPAVLRIAFDCVDAVVHCAAALPSYPAAQIRSIVVDGSRTVLDAARAAGVPRLVYISSTAVYGLPKQVPTPEDHPYAPVDAYSTAKADAERLALRYRDADLVLPVLRPKTFLGPGRMGLFSMLFQWAQEGRNFPVLGDGGVRIQMLHVADLVDAIVTVLRAPANVANDTYNIGAAEFGTLREDFQAVLDAAGHGRRVVSLPARPTRAVLGLLERSGLSPVYGRLLHKLMDDSYVDIDRARRRLDFTPRHSNQDAVLETFRWWQAHRTGGAAPTSSGRTSRDPWRQGVLAAAKVFF
- a CDS encoding aspartate aminotransferase family protein, with the translated sequence MTSFGFGRELVDRAEGAYLHLRDGRRILDFTGGVGVLNHGHNHPRIMAVRQRFAEQRRMEVHKTYFSPYVAALAHNLAEVLPGDLNMSFLPNSGAEAVEGAVKLAYKYHNGRRNTILRADISFHGKLLGSGSLTGGAQNHFAYPGLSGVVTFGYDDLDSVRAAVAAHPDDVYAILIEPFSASTMRWCSEEFLRGLRELCTEQKIVLVFDEIYTGWGKTGSMFYFMRYPGLLPDVLTTSKSFGGGKSSISAYIAREQIFRKAYDNPMDALMHATSTTYYGFGEECATAIEAVNIAVEDDYPGRARRIEELLSAGLRRIAKQHPESVADVAGSGALWGMFIDGGPKALDLAAKLAPAGLARDPRLRTKLVTCAVINALYRDHDIYTYYTLNGASPLVVGPPLVASDDDVEYFLDSLDTVLDQGLTRLLTRFVAQKVGSLW
- a CDS encoding glycosyltransferase family 2 protein, translating into MVSVPVHVSVVIPAYNSERTLHACLSAVYAQTLPPAEVIVVDDASTDQTREIARQFPVRLLQTPVNSGPAAARNRGIKASTGELIFFVDADCAPTPTALATALRILTDEPDVDCVHGIYLTEPLYDDGPVEAYRLLHAHYWRAINTGRVRTAIFALCVVRRCVFDDVGLFDERLRASEDVEISDRMADRHGIWLSAEMTCHHDDDSRLGALLRKQFSRSQLLVPVAVRERGPAGLRANRMGGVLATAAVLVTLPLVVLAPVLLAVPGAGLLWFATADPGLARFVRRERGTAFLGLFLCLHFLVHLAIVGGAAVGGTRFLLDRDFGPTRHVTPTADR
- a CDS encoding polysaccharide deacetylase family protein; its protein translation is MTGPAAEPTGDLPRWRAKALEAAFLGLRTYHRLRPVSLPARRSWPVFRVTGGRVALTIDDGPDPRWTPAVLTLLARYDVPATFFLIGERVAEHPELARRIAAAGHQIGNHSMRHPMPFAALPSSVLRAEIDQAQQHIVDATGVAPRLFRAPSGGWSTDVLAATVAAGLTPVDWTVNSGDWKEPGVGHITRALSRAGSGHVLLCHDGGGDRSQTVTALATVIPRLLHRGLRFVTVPAQPHTAREA
- a CDS encoding class I SAM-dependent methyltransferase is translated as MAHPIFRLAARALNWPLRVLIRPYPRLNAVVWDLQYALGLWRYLDHGQDPTPLELARRVVPRPRVLDLGCGTTVNLALPADGYRHYHGVDISRAAIRRARSLRRPHTSFEAADLLSYHTAARYDAVLLREVLYYFTVDEAVGLLRRAAGFLDPGGQLLVWLYDVDSPAGAELLRALRGCGLAVHAELAAGRDRAGVVLALGAVGTADSNASSPS